Sequence from the Paenibacillus riograndensis SBR5 genome:
ATTATGCTCTTTCCACTTCTTTCTGCCGATATACAGTAAATGTGATGCGTCTCCTAGGATGTAGGGGTCAGTGGCAATTATTTCAATGTTAACATTAAATCTAACAGATAAACAACCGCTCTGCTTTTAGATTGAAACGTTCTTTTCAAAGAAAAAAATCACCCTGGCCTATTTTCTGATGCCAAGTGGAAAAAGGGTAACTAATTTGCTCGAACACCCTGTTCTCCGCAGGTGAAGTGGAAAAAGGATCACTAATTCAGCTCATTTCACTCCTGACGAGGGAATATAGCCCCATTAAGTTTCCTTTTTCCACTTAAATCTCACAATTGTTGATTTTGGGGTGAAATAAGTTCCCTTTTTCCAACTATAGAAGTTGAACTAAAGCTGCGGATTTCAACCGCGAACAGCGGTACAATTGAAGAAATCTGCAGACAACAGCGGCCGGAAGTCCAAACATTCCCCGCAGTTACGACCAGGCCCCAATATGAAAATCTATAGTTCAACTTATATAGCACTTACGAAGAAGCCGGTGAGAAAACACTAGTTGGAATTAGGATTAGATTCGCTGCTCCAACAACGGTATTTCTGCCGTTGTTCGTTACAAATTCGTCCAAAGGTGTTTGTCCCCAACTTAAGCGGAAGTAATCATAGTTTCCTATACATTTAAAAAAGCTTCTACTGTTCATCAGCAGAAGCTTTTCTAACTATTACTTTTATTCTCTGTCATTCATCCTCTCACAGCTCCGCGATCCGCTGGCGGATACGCGGAAATAGCTCAAAGGCATTCCGGTAGAATACCTTTTCGTGATGCTGCCCGGGGACGAGCCTGCGGATAAATTCTGCGTACAGACCGATTGGCGCCAGCGGCCAGTCGGTTCCAAACAGCATTTTCTCATAATGATCACAATAGACCAGCGCCCGGCGGAAATGGTCCATGAACAGCGGTTCATTCATGAACCGTTCAAAATGAGGCCGGTCACCGACGACGAGGCCGGACAAATCGGCGTACACGTTCGGGTTCTTGGCCACCACTTCAGCAGCATCCATCACCCAGGGATCTCCCAGATGACAGATCATAAAGTTAACGCCACGCTGCTGATAGGCCAATTCATCTACAGTGAGCGGATGCGAATACTTCAGCAACCCGTTCATCGAGTAGGTATCACCGGTATGAATCACCACGGGCAAGCTGTACTTAGCCGCCAGCTCATAGACCGGAGCATAGATCTTGTCATGGACATAATAATGGTAATATCCGGCATACAGCTTGATTCCCGCTACCTCCGGCGCCTGCATCCGCGCTTCGATCCGGTCAAGCTCCGCCTGGGCCTGCGCCCCGGCCAGCCGGTTTGGATTGATGCCGACACATTCCATCAGGAATGGGGGAACCTCTTCCTCCAGATCAAGACCCATAGGATTGGGTGAACCGGAATCGGGAAAAGCCCCCTTCGTCTGCTCCGTGACCCCCATTCCGATGCCGAGAATGACATCGTTCTGGTCAAACTCGGCCTTGAGGCCGGCCGCAGTGTAATCAACTTTGGATTGATCACTTGCTGTCCGATGGAAGCTGTCGATGTCTGACAGATGGATATGAATATCAATGATCGGCATGTAAGGCCTCCTTCTCATCTGCTGTATCTGCAAAGCTTAGATTAAGCAAACCCCGCACATCATCCGGGTTCAATGCAATGGGGCCCAAGACCAGAAAGGTCGGCTGTGTCCAAAGCGTTTCCCCGTTCAGAAGAGAAAGCTGATAATCTACACCCTGACAGATCCCCTTGTTGTTCACATAAACTGCTGAGCTTTGATTAGGATAACTGCTCACCACCTGCAGCATATCCTGACGGGAAGCCGCGCCGATCCGCAAAAGCCCCTTGGATTGAAGCTGTGCCTCCAGTTTGCCGAGCAAAAACCGCCCTTGCCCCGGGACTTCTACCCAACCTTCTGAGAAGACCTCAGGCGATGGTTTGAAGAAGTTATCATCGGCGAACGAATAATGCGGCAGCGCTTCGCCGCTTCCGTTGGTCACGGAATGCTGCACACAGAGCACAGGAACACCCGGCAGCATAAGATAATGCTGATGGATGACTATTCCCCGGTTCACTTCATGCTTCGTGATGCTGGTAGTAACACGCAGGCCCTTCCAGACATTGCCGTACCCGTCCTTCCGCTCTCCCCAATCCGTGTTTCGCGGCTCCTGCTCCCGGCTGAATCCGCCTAAACGGGGGATATCCACACCAAGCCCGCCATGCCAAGGGTTCCACCAGGAATGCGGGACCGGTTCCGGGTACGAAGTATCCAGCCATTCTGTGCCGTTGTGCTTCAAGGAATGCACCACACTGCCAAAGCCGGGCGCAGCCGCTATGGAAAGAACCCCGTTGTTCACCGTATACACAGGACCTGCTGCACTCTCTTCTATTTCACAAGTGACATTGCCGTCAGTCTGAGGGAACCACAGAGCTGAACGCTCCTGAATCCAATCCTCACCGTGGTAGACGGCCCGGAGCTTCCGGCCCGGTTCGCCTTGCCCGTGGCCATTCTTGTTCTCAGCAGAAATCTCCACATGGGCTGAATGGAGGTGCTGTTCCGGGTCCAGTTCAACCACAGCCATTTCCCGTTCAGGCTCCCCACCTTTCTGCATATGCAGTTCGAGTCTCCCGGCAAGCGGTGCCATCTTTCGTTCGATCAGTTCGGCGCTCAGCAGCCCTGCTGCAAACGGATTGCCGCCGCCGACTACCAGTTCCAGGTGATTGTCCAGCAGCGGAACAACCGGGGTGGACAATTTCCGGGCAAAGGAGCGGAAATCAGACCACTTGAGGAAGGTGTTCAGGGCAAATATAACCGGGTTCGTTTTCACTACGGCTCCGGCAGCAATCCGGCCAAGCTCATGCTCCAAGCCGAGCGGATAATCTGAGCGGAGCAGCTTCAGGGAAGGGTCCCAACAGATCCCGCAAGTGACGTTCTCTTCCTTGGAGAACAGCCAGTTTTCTGTAATTTTAGCGCTATCCCAATTCGCAGGATCGCTGGAGTAGGAGTTGCCCATATCAACATAACGGCCCTGGTACGGCAGGATGAACCGGCTCCCGAAGAAAATAAAATTCGTCAGCAATTGCATGTTCTCTTCCAGCGCTCTGCTGCTGGTATTGCAAATTTCATAATGGAATCCGGCAATACCGTTTGCGGACAGCTTCGCCACCGACTTGATCTGCAGGCCGGAGAAATCCTCAGACTCGTATAGGGCTTCGAGAACCTGACTCTCCCCTTTTGCATAGATTTTCACTTCTGCAGCCTGCTTTTTGGAGAATTCCTGTGAGAACGGCTTGCCCAGCTTCGGATAGCTCCACCGGAAATTGTGGCGGGAACCGGGATACTCGATCCACATATTGTTATCCAGCTTGTTCATATGCAGCGAGAATGCTCCGTTTACGGCGACCCACTGATCCCCGTTCTGCCCTCCGTACCGGCCCTGCGTGCCTTTGAGCAAAGCGGAGAGCTTGCTTGTGAAGGTGACTTCTTTGTGTCCGGCGGGGACCGCCGTTACCTCTACCTCATGCGATAAAAGTCCATAGGACCGCAGTCTGAATGGTGCGGGTATAGCTGCTTTGCCTTTCGCCGGTACCGTGAAGCGCACCGTACGGTCCGCCCATTCCACGATATCCGTCTCCGGCCAGTCGAAGGAGAACTCTGCTTCCGTAGCAAAATGATTCTCTACATTCAGGTACAGCATGGCCGGAATACCCGGATACAGCTCGCCCGCCTGCAGTGCAACCTTCATCTTGACCGGGAATTTCGGTGATATGCCAATCCGGAATTCGGCCCGTTTGCCATTGATGGCCCATGTGCTCATAACCACAGGATGGGTCTTCTTGTCATTCTGCTCTTCCAGGACCGGGTCCAGCTCAAATTCTCCTTCTATTGTTACGGTTTCACCCGGAGCAATCGTTTGGGAGACATCCAGGGCATAACGGATACATTTATTATTCTGGCCCTCGATCTCAATCGTCATGGCAGCGGCCGAGCGGTTTTCGATGCGATACTGAACCTTATAGGCGGAACCGAATACGAGATCATGATCATCGATATGTGTAGAGATTGCATAATCCGGCGTATCCAGCGCGGTCAGCCCGCGTCCGGTCTTTTCAAATTCTGCCCGTAAGGCAAGCGCTCCCTTGCGCCAAGTGTAATCCAGGAAATCAAAACCGCGCGCTGTGCGGCCATCCGGCTCAATCCTCAGCTCACGCGTACTGTCGGCGTACCAATCCAGCTCCTCGAAGTAAGGAGCCAAGGCTTCAGTCTGTAAAATAGTCGGAATGAAGTTCATGAGGTGGACGTAATCGTCATTTTTTTCCCAGAAGAACCCGCATTTCTTGTACATCGGTACAGCCTTGGTATTGCCTGCCCAGGTAAATAAATCAAGCCGCGGCCAGCCCGCTTCTACCGTCTTGCGGACAGCTTTCAGAATCAGATTGCGGCCAACCTTACAGCCGTGATAATCAGGGCGGACATTCAACAACGGTACATACATCGCGCCTTCATCCTGATGGTAGTGCGAGAAGCTGCAAAAGCCGACAACCTCCCCGCCGTCAACAGCAAGAAAGGCATGAAGATGAGACGATACCTCCATCATCCGGAGGACGCTGTCCTTTGTTTTCTGGATGGTCCCGCCGCCCCAGCTGTCACTGCTGCGGTTCCACATTTCTGCAAGCGCTCCCGCGTAAGAAGGGTCATATTCGATAATCCGGACTTGCTCCGCAACGGTATTTGCCATGCATTCATCTCCTTATTTTCAATTACACAATGTCAAAAATAACAGATGGTTCTGTGGTGCTAGATCATATTATACTATGGGATGGAAGAATATTACTAACTTTGCTCCAAGCTCATAGTAACTCTACTTTTTCTCACTCTCTCCTATTCTGGTTTTTTGTTCCCCACTCACACAACCCTTCCAAGACGGGTAATAGCGTTTCCGCTTTATCTGTGAGGCTGTATTCAACTTTAGGCGGCACTTGAGGATACTCCTTCCGGATCACCATACCATCCGCTTCCAATTCTTTAAGCTGTGAACTCAAAGTTTTATAAGTAATAGCACCTATCTGTCTTTTCAGATCATTAAAGCGGACCGGTTGATTTTCTGCCAGGAGGTATATAATAACCATCTTCCATTTGCCGCCGATAACTGACAATGTATAACCAAAGGGTGTATCTTGAACATTCTTAACTTTGCCTTTATATTCGGCCATACTCATATTCACACTATCCTTTCGGGTAGTACCTATCATATTAGTGCGTACTACTTTTTTATTTGTGCCCAGTTTATACTAACCATACTTTGATGTAAAGGAGAGCAAGAAATGACCAAAAAAACAATCCGTTTGTTAATGCCGCAGTGGCAAGGAGGGAACAATCCAAACTACTCTTTTGGTGCCGAACTGCTTGCCTGGCTGGCTCCGGACAATGATCAGCCCCTAATTCACGTACCCGTCCAAGCCTATGATGGAACCCCGCTGCACAACGAGAACGGCATGTATGGAAGAACACAGCTGCTTGAGCAATTAGAGGCTGCCCGGCACCTCATCGATGCCCATAAGCCGGACCGTATTGTAATGTTTGGCGGGGACTGCTTAGTCGAACAAGCTCCATTTGCCTATTTAAACGAACGGTATGGCGGGGAATTGGGTTTAATCTGGATCGATGCTCACAGTGACTTAGTCAGATATGCCGGTTATGACAACGGACATACTTTACCTCTCGGGAATCTTTTGGGAGAAGGAGATGAGGAATTTGCAAGACATGTGAAAACTCCGCTAAAACCTGAACATGTTTTTATCGCGGGATTAGCTACTCCTACAGAGAAAGAAATAGAAGTGATTTCAGAGGCGTTTCAGAGACTGGGCATAGCTCCTGAAGAACAAGATACAGAGATGATTCAGCGGCTGGGCATAAAAACTGCCGGAACTCAAGAGCTAACGAACAGTACTGAATCTATAAAAGAGTGGATTAAGGAAAGCGGTATTAAGCACCTGGCTATCCACCTCGATCTGGATGTGCTTGATCCAAAATCATTCCGTTCTTTATTATTTGCCAATCCTGAAGCCCCTTATAATTATTCTCCTGCGGGAACAATGCAAATGCCTCTGCTATTGAATCTGATAAAAGAACTTTCGGAAGCAACAGATGTAGTTGGATTAGGGATAACGGAGCATATGCCATGGGATTCGATTAACTTGAAAAATCTGCTTAGAGAAATACCTATTCTGAATATGTAAGGCCATGAAAATACAACAAAAACGCGCTCCCTGCCGAGGCATTGGAGCGCGCTTTTGTTGTACATCCCGATCTGTTAATCCGAAGTCTGGAACACATACTCCCCTTCGCCAATCCGGATAGTTTGTCCCCCCAGAAGTTCAGAGTCCGTGTCCAGGATCACCTGCATGAACCGGTTCTCCTCCCCTTTGACGAAATCGTAGAACTTGTCTCCGATCTGCAAGACAGCGGATGTATCCGTTGACTTCACAACCTCCAGGCCAAACAAATCCGCCCAGTGTCCCGCAGCAGCGGCGGGGTCCGACACGCGGAAGACCGCCCGCCTGATCTCGGCCCGGCCTGCAGGATGAGGCTGGACAATGCCGGAAGCCGTCAGCCTGGCCAGCCGCTCCTCATCCGTTCCTTTCCACTGAATAATAAACGGATAGACCAGCCCGCCGAAATCTCCGGCAATGGTCATCATGCGCCATTCGATCAAGCTGCCCGACATATCCAGGCGTTTGCCGTCCATAATGGGCGACAAGCTTAAGCCCGCTGCGGTTAACGATGCTGCCATTTCCTCAATATCGTCGGTGCGGATCACCACCCGGCTCAGCACTTCATGCTCAGGCAAAGCGGCAACGGCATCCTGGACAACCAGGTTGTACCCGGTGGACCGGGCCAATTCGGGCGATTCAATCCCCAGAAACTCGATGTAAGTCAGACCGAAGTAGCTTAACGTATTGAAGGTGCCCCAGTCCTTATGGGAACCTCCCTTAAAAGCAACCAGACCCTTCTCCCCGAAGACCTCGACGACATTGTCTAAATTGTTGATGTAATGAACCAAGTGATCCCATTGTTTGCTCGCCATCGTCTATTTCGCTCCCAGTTCAGTCGTTCGCTTGACCGCTGCCATTACGCTGCGCTGCAGTCCGGCCGCGAAATCGCTGTTGTTCAGTTCGTACAGACCGTGCATCCCCACCCCGCCCGGTGAGTTATTGATGTCCAGCAGCTGTCTCGGATGCAGCCCCGTCTGCCGCAGCATAAGCACGGCTCCAGCCATATTCTCCAGCGCGACATTCCAGGCCTGCTCACGCGGCAACCCCGCCAGCACACCGGCATCCACAAGAGATTCAATGAAATAATAGATGTAGTTAGGCCCGGCCACACCGTATCCGGTGAAAATATCCAGGAATGTTTCCTCCATATACTGGACTTTGCCAAAGCCAAGCAGGAACTCGTCCACTTGCTCCCGCGATGCGTTGGCGTTCAGGACGACCCCGC
This genomic interval carries:
- a CDS encoding amidohydrolase family protein; amino-acid sequence: MPIIDIHIHLSDIDSFHRTASDQSKVDYTAAGLKAEFDQNDVILGIGMGVTEQTKGAFPDSGSPNPMGLDLEEEVPPFLMECVGINPNRLAGAQAQAELDRIEARMQAPEVAGIKLYAGYYHYYVHDKIYAPVYELAAKYSLPVVIHTGDTYSMNGLLKYSHPLTVDELAYQQRGVNFMICHLGDPWVMDAAEVVAKNPNVYADLSGLVVGDRPHFERFMNEPLFMDHFRRALVYCDHYEKMLFGTDWPLAPIGLYAEFIRRLVPGQHHEKVFYRNAFELFPRIRQRIAEL
- a CDS encoding VOC family protein, whose product is MASKQWDHLVHYINNLDNVVEVFGEKGLVAFKGGSHKDWGTFNTLSYFGLTYIEFLGIESPELARSTGYNLVVQDAVAALPEHEVLSRVVIRTDDIEEMAASLTAAGLSLSPIMDGKRLDMSGSLIEWRMMTIAGDFGGLVYPFIIQWKGTDEERLARLTASGIVQPHPAGRAEIRRAVFRVSDPAAAAGHWADLFGLEVVKSTDTSAVLQIGDKFYDFVKGEENRFMQVILDTDSELLGGQTIRIGEGEYVFQTSD
- a CDS encoding arginase family protein, with protein sequence MTKKTIRLLMPQWQGGNNPNYSFGAELLAWLAPDNDQPLIHVPVQAYDGTPLHNENGMYGRTQLLEQLEAARHLIDAHKPDRIVMFGGDCLVEQAPFAYLNERYGGELGLIWIDAHSDLVRYAGYDNGHTLPLGNLLGEGDEEFARHVKTPLKPEHVFIAGLATPTEKEIEVISEAFQRLGIAPEEQDTEMIQRLGIKTAGTQELTNSTESIKEWIKESGIKHLAIHLDLDVLDPKSFRSLLFANPEAPYNYSPAGTMQMPLLLNLIKELSEATDVVGLGITEHMPWDSINLKNLLREIPILNM
- a CDS encoding winged helix-turn-helix transcriptional regulator; this translates as MSMAEYKGKVKNVQDTPFGYTLSVIGGKWKMVIIYLLAENQPVRFNDLKRQIGAITYKTLSSQLKELEADGMVIRKEYPQVPPKVEYSLTDKAETLLPVLEGLCEWGTKNQNRRE
- the proC gene encoding pyrroline-5-carboxylate reductase, which codes for MEQRIHFIGGGQMAEAIIRAVTANQTIAAGRISVTDINEARLQVLTNAYGVDTGRSQETYLAEAELIVLAVRPQDALDGLGQAITRLAAPDAVIVSIVAGLTLEKLAGVFGAGRPIVRVIPNTLTDTGYGYSGVVLNANASREQVDEFLLGFGKVQYMEETFLDIFTGYGVAGPNYIYYFIESLVDAGVLAGLPREQAWNVALENMAGAVLMLRQTGLHPRQLLDINNSPGGVGMHGLYELNNSDFAAGLQRSVMAAVKRTTELGAK
- a CDS encoding GNAT family N-acetyltransferase codes for the protein MANTVAEQVRIIEYDPSYAGALAEMWNRSSDSWGGGTIQKTKDSVLRMMEVSSHLHAFLAVDGGEVVGFCSFSHYHQDEGAMYVPLLNVRPDYHGCKVGRNLILKAVRKTVEAGWPRLDLFTWAGNTKAVPMYKKCGFFWEKNDDYVHLMNFIPTILQTEALAPYFEELDWYADSTRELRIEPDGRTARGFDFLDYTWRKGALALRAEFEKTGRGLTALDTPDYAISTHIDDHDLVFGSAYKVQYRIENRSAAAMTIEIEGQNNKCIRYALDVSQTIAPGETVTIEGEFELDPVLEEQNDKKTHPVVMSTWAINGKRAEFRIGISPKFPVKMKVALQAGELYPGIPAMLYLNVENHFATEAEFSFDWPETDIVEWADRTVRFTVPAKGKAAIPAPFRLRSYGLLSHEVEVTAVPAGHKEVTFTSKLSALLKGTQGRYGGQNGDQWVAVNGAFSLHMNKLDNNMWIEYPGSRHNFRWSYPKLGKPFSQEFSKKQAAEVKIYAKGESQVLEALYESEDFSGLQIKSVAKLSANGIAGFHYEICNTSSRALEENMQLLTNFIFFGSRFILPYQGRYVDMGNSYSSDPANWDSAKITENWLFSKEENVTCGICWDPSLKLLRSDYPLGLEHELGRIAAGAVVKTNPVIFALNTFLKWSDFRSFARKLSTPVVPLLDNHLELVVGGGNPFAAGLLSAELIERKMAPLAGRLELHMQKGGEPEREMAVVELDPEQHLHSAHVEISAENKNGHGQGEPGRKLRAVYHGEDWIQERSALWFPQTDGNVTCEIEESAAGPVYTVNNGVLSIAAAPGFGSVVHSLKHNGTEWLDTSYPEPVPHSWWNPWHGGLGVDIPRLGGFSREQEPRNTDWGERKDGYGNVWKGLRVTTSITKHEVNRGIVIHQHYLMLPGVPVLCVQHSVTNGSGEALPHYSFADDNFFKPSPEVFSEGWVEVPGQGRFLLGKLEAQLQSKGLLRIGAASRQDMLQVVSSYPNQSSAVYVNNKGICQGVDYQLSLLNGETLWTQPTFLVLGPIALNPDDVRGLLNLSFADTADEKEALHADH